From a region of the Besnoitia besnoiti strain Bb-Ger1 chromosome I, whole genome shotgun sequence genome:
- a CDS encoding hypothetical protein (encoded by transcript BESB_004080), whose amino-acid sequence MLRGDASPGRRTVPERGCSSRSTSPQAGIYAAAEDPSRFPGDEFPCSAQADDGGVACVSEVPGPGSAETPVLRAAERNSYTGVESPPFNPQESHLSASASLRDEKDTTSHKSAGILLRKNDNANEGALLSSDGLEALDAFASSAAGGSHEPLSSQRSVAEIRKEIEQRLTLRGVTANTDATRPAFRCPRGPAPPPAGGEQSSTGEALAAPVLSLENETQDEAARPPHVAGALKRRGLFSVLSKRTREIGTETEADEGTAEAGTGGALKAVSSGEAYPWLSEESRANSSHSSVWLRLRPRARTPSPMHGVHRSDSPRLKGPPQPELECREGRLTDATASPLRRWGKGKPDACWILAEGPRKASDAASESVDSVRSGVAVLRPAPVKLVASAVPAREAFSAASFATSSGSEDPSFYRKWGEEALADGLRDDSSLGSLRAASSLDVRSLSSRLAVVRRIENTGWVRRLRYQESQASRGHVQGRKMPVVPAETRSATWLEEGDDDAYELEEREREEAARRQRQVTGDIRRPPHRVVSSAYTQQQKGRKLLGPPQTPKKVKPVYGRQIFPSPPMSVSLRALSPLNPFRRQPASAELPIYRRQTFQSDAARRRFARNAMALAAATDSSSPDATSADEYEEVSCSDEESKHRNFCTSARWRADSQEYAVSSVAGGKRRRSPRGSSASLKDVPDVATPLSAVITFTSSGKTTPEESCLRPCETQESGSASMPLRSEDGAKQADGEACASQPSIIRKEREQATFPSSPLSQPAPSFKRKKRVLRVKVYTGEQEKLRRERRRRREARRLFPDRVPAVPSNYPLARAFLEALLRARDCLCLQHECLTHRNAAETRELMERHLMLQRGFPVAASSHSADGDSPREGAYMEIQLMEENDYDVPFCVANPREREFVSLLKMVVGVMHWLSTAEMEQEVQRCLREAEEQRRVEMAAAGCPAAQPTDGSRGRESNDAASEAACEKLPEQARDDSGERREGGSQTLFLFSAEERKEYEESCRARLQQQQGRRSVCGDSWSPPADTASCSSSAEDAANANGLSSTPLSPTLLPGDRSQGASHRRMLRDLGRFVSKALRQTGRMLWGTQGSPSRGAKQHDSTFASTGLDSAESLSGSPGFGSASLDSATGLPRFSNAFLGVPSSALGGEHGAHPFLDGVELKKAQKRERREMRKLMRLYDALHDGELEEAEGEPEPEPEELDEELRLENWLGSAAGRRRRRRLLRKKRREAAAAAAAAQAELERQKEEENAPWSGLPVMVGVGIGDFGDTFMLAAAGEACGGAQDQLKVTGSRETSVILESDGSDSEVQNGDVGDPETLHADVLAELGWDSSPTERAAAKTSKAATRRGQKETEGARSRCEEVIDEEGGPPAEAKPEKAWLYDEESEDGQDVGRGAREEIKKLLKEQRAMLRLQSRRLRRIAVDAPQEGGAKAGARVGGHSRSERGCSPGAGDDLADSRSVEPSAEVPVWKREADDDRRSDRRGSLLVYRAASPLEPLILLQEANFWFKMKGLADEERDSKKSFFARLFKNPLGLGSQDRDARAQEKRRREEQLAAAAALAAAGLPFPKQVLRLPPRFFFVGRPAAEVILVVSSLSVRRRTMFNCERLANLLSCKGIVYYLVDANNDGAGHEAPNARLLRRWKRQRILRSAPHTHHRGILIPQVVVDGQSIGTYNEVQQMEDDGVLDPVFARGRCPTCLQMRALEDRQCGWCHTQFRELLSVKRQDEGELKEMYRGHPTRARRVLNEGFDRATTWVLYHKFCALCGAERRAEQPWCPQCHMTTRDIALARLLGIGIYRATKCPQCGEQAKDVIDNAEPLFPPADPRSKAPPLNSYLVSSASPLCLLCGALLTYFMPIASKTRE is encoded by the exons ATGTTGCGTGGCGACGCTTCTCCTGGGCGGCGCACGGTTCCTGAACGTGGATGCTCCTCACGTAGCActtcgccgcaggcaggAATATATGCCGCGGCAGAAGATCCATCGAGGTTTCCAGGGGATGAATTTCCCTGTAGCGCACAGGCAGACGATGGGGGGGTGGCGTGCGTGAGCGAGGTCCCCGGGCCAGGCAGTGCGGAGACGCccgtcctgcgcgccgccgaaagAAACTCATACACAGGAGTGGAGTCGCCGCCCTTCAATCCTCAGGAATCGCATCTCAGCGCTTCAGCTTCTCTGAGGGACGAAAAGGATACGACTAGCCACAAATCGGCAGGCATTCTTCTGAGGAAAAACGACAACGCAAATGAAGGGGCTCTTCTGAGCTCCGATGGCCTAGAAGCGCTggacgccttcgcgtccagcgccgcgggcggaagCCACgagcctctctcttcgcagcGTAGTGTAGCGGAAATAAGGAAGGAAATAGAACAACGGCTGACTTTGCGCGGAGTTACCGCCAATACCGACGCAACGCGCCCAGCTTTTCGCTGCCCCCGAGGCCCGGCGCCTCCACCGGCAGGAGGCGAGCAATCCAGCACGGGTGAAGCCCTTGCCGCGCCTGTGCTTTCGCTCGAGAATGAGACGCAAgatgaggcggcgcggccgccgcatgTAGCAGGCGCTTTAAAACGCCGTGGTTTGTTCTCTGTCTTGTCGAAGAGAACGAGGGAAATCGGCACGGAGACCGAGGCGGACGAGGGCACCGCGGAGGCCGGCACTGGGGGAGCGCTGAAAGCGgtcagcagcggcgaagcgtATCCGTGGCTCTCGGAAGAGTCGCGAGCGAATTCAAGCCACAGCAGCGTATGGCTCCGCCTtcggccgcgtgcgcgtaCGCCATCCCCCATGCACGGAGTTCACAGGTCGGATTCTCCTCGCCTGAaggggccgccgcagccggagcTCGAGTGTCGGGAGGGTCGTCTTACGGATGccacggcgtcgcctctgagGCGCTGGGGGAAAGGAAAACCGGACGCGTGCTGGATTCTTGCGGAGGGTCCGCGCAAGGCGTCGGATGCCGCGTCTGAGAGCGTGGACAGCGTGAGGTCGGGCGTGGCTGTGCTGCGCCCCGCTCCGGTCAAGTTGGTCGCGAGCGCGGTCCCGGCCCGCGAGgctttctccgcggcctccttcgcgaCCTCGTCAGGCTCCGAGGACCCGTCGTTCTACAGAAAGTGGGGAGAAGAGGCGTTGGCGGACGGGCTACGCGACGACTCCTCTCTGGGctcgctgcgggcggcgtcttcgctaGATGTGCGGTCGCTGTCCTCGAGGCTGGCGGTCGTCCGGCGAATCGAAAACACCGGCTGGGTGCGGCGCCTCAGGTATCAAGAGAGTCAAGCGTCCAGGGGGCATGTCCAGGGGCGGAAGATGCCTGTGGttcccgcggagacgcgcagcgccactTGGttggaggagggcgacgacgacgcataCGAGCTGGAGGaacgagagcgagaagaagcagcgaggcgccagcggcaggtGACAGGCGACATACGGAGACCGCCGCACCGCGTTGTTTCGTCGGCCtacacgcagcagcagaagggcCGGAAACTCCTGGGACCCCCGCAGACTCCCAAAAAGGTCAAACCGGTCTACGGCCGTCAGATCTTCCCTTCGCCTCCAATGAGCGTCAGCTTAAGGGCACTCTCACCGCTCAACCCTTTCCGAAGGCAACCCGCATCCGCGGAACTCCCGATCTACCGGCGTCAG aCCTTCCAGTCCGATGCAGCGCGCAGGAGATTCGCGAGGAACGCGATGGCCttggcggctgcgacggACTCTTCAAGCCCCGACGCCACGTCGGCGGACGAGTACGAGGAAGTGAGCTGCTCAGATGAGGAGTCGAAGCACCGGAATTTCTGCACGTCTGCCAGGTGGCGAGCTGACTCGCAAGAGTACGCAGTGTCATCGGTGGCTGGGGgcaagcggcggcggtctccgcgaggctcgtccgcgtcgctgaAGGATGTACCGGATGTGGCGACTCCACTAAGCGCTGTGATAACTTTCACGTCGAGCGGGAAGACTACGCCGGAGGAgtcctgtctccgcccctGCGAGACTCAAGAGTCAGGCTCTGCTTCGATGCCTTTGAGGTCGGAGGACGGGGCGAAGCAGGCAGATGGagaggcctgcgcgtctcagcCGAGTATTATTCGCAAGGAGCGGGAGCAAGCGACCTTcccgtcgtctccgctttcTCAACCCGCGCCCAGTTTCAAGCGAAAGAAGAGGGTGCTGCGCGTCAAGGTGTATACGGGGGAACAAGAAAAGCtgcgcagggagaggcggcggaggcgcgaggcccgacGCTTGTTCCCAGATCGTGTTCCAGCCGTGCCCAGCAACTAcccgctcgcccgcgcgttTCTTGAGGCTCTTCTCAGGGCGCGGGActgtctctgtcttcagCATGAATGTCTGACGCACAGGAATGCAGCCGAAACGCGGGAGCTCATGGAGAGACATCTCATGCTTCAGCGCGGGTTCCCCGTAGCTGCCAGCTCCCACAGCGCTGACGGGGACAGTCCGCGTGAGGGTGCCTATATGGAGATTCAGCTTATGGAGGAAAACGACTACGATGTCCCCTTCTGCGTGGCGAATCCTAGGGAGAGGGAATTTGTGAGCCTTCTCAAGATGGTCGTGGGGGTCATGCACTGGCTATCCACGGCAGAGATGGAGCAGGAAGTTCAGCGTTGTTTGCGTGAAGCGGAAGAGCAAAGAAGAGTCGAGATGGCTGCCGCAGGCTgcccagcggcgcagccaACGGACGGatcgcgaggccgcgagtcGAACGACGCTGCCAGCGAAGCAGCTTGCGAGAAGCTACcagagcaggcgcgcgacgacagcggcgagagacgcgaaggcggcagccagactctctttctcttctcagcagaggagagaaaggaatATGAGGAATcgtgccgcgctcgcctgcagcagcagcaaggcAGACGCTCCGTGTGTGGAGACTCGTGGTCTCCCCCAGCCGACACGGCCTCGTGCTCGTCGtcggcagaagacgcagcgaaTGCAAACGGCCTGTCCAGtacgccgctgtcgccgacGCTCCTCCCTGGAGACCGTTCTCAAGGCGCGTCGCACCGCCGCATGCTTCGGGACTTGGGTCGGTTCGTCTCGAAAGCCCTCCGCCAGACAGGTCGGATGCTGTGGGGTACGCAGGGCTCACCGAGTCGAGGCGCGAAACAGCACGACTCCACGTTCGCCTCGACTGGGCTAGACTCAGCAGAGTCGCTGTCGGGCTCTCCAGGCTTCGGATCTGCTTCGCTAGACAGCGCCACGGGGCTACCTCGTTTCTCGAATGCGTTCCTGGGCGTCCCAAGCTCCGCACTGGGTGGCGAGCATGGTGCCCATCCATTTTTGGATGGCGTCgagctgaagaaggcgcagaaaagGGAACGGCGCGAGATGCGCAAGCTGATGCGGCTCTACGACGCTCTCCACGACGGTGAAttggaggaggcagagggtGAACCCGAACCCGAGCCCGAGGAGCTCGACGAAGAACTCCGTTTGGAGAACTGGCTCGGAAGTGCTGCcggacgccgcagacggcggcggctcctgcggaagaaacgacgtgaagccgcggctgccgctgccgccgctcagGCAGAGctggagaggcagaaagaggaggaaaacgcTCCGTGGAGCGGACTGCCTGTGATGGTGGGTGTGGGGATCGGAGACTTTGGCGACACGTTCAtgctggctgccgccggaGAGGCGTGCGGCGGGGCGCAGGACCAACTCAAAGTGACAGGCTCTAGGGAGACCTCAGTCATCTTGGAGAGTGACGGGAGTGACTCCGAAGTGCAAAATGGAGACGTAGGGGACCCCGAGACGCTCCACGCGGACGTGTTAGCCGAGCTAGGCTGGGATTCAAGTCCCACAGAAAGAGCTGCTGCCAAGACCAGCAAGGCTGCGACGAGGCGGGGGCaaaaagagacagagggcgcgcggagcAGGTGCGAAGAAGTGATCGACGAAGAGGGCGGCccgccagcggaggcgaagccggaGAAGGCGTGGCTCTacgacgaagagagcgaagatgGTCAAGATGTCGGgaggggcgcgcgagaggagatcAAGAAACTTCTGAAGGAACAACGCGCcatgctgcgcctgcagagcaGACGGTTGAGGAGAATCGCCGTCGACGCTCCCCaagagggcggcgccaaGGCAGGCGCACGAGTCGGGGGTCACTCGCGCTCAGAGCGCGGTTGTTCACCGGGGGCAGGGGATGACCTCGCCGATTCGAGAAGCGTGGAGCCTTCCGCCGAAGTGCCGGTGTGGAAGCGCGAAGCGGACGACGACCGCAGATCAGACAGGAGGGGAAGTCTCCTCGTGTACAGGGCCGCCTCTCCCCTGGAGCCCCTCATTCTGCTTCAAGAGGCGAATTTCTGGTTCAAAATGAAGGGTCttgcagacgaggagagggacTCAAAGAAGTCGTTCTTTGCGCGGCTGTTCAAAAACCCTCTGGGCCTGGGAAGTCAGGACCGCGATGCGCGAGCGCAAGAgaaaagacgaagagaggagcagctcgccgccgctgccgccttaGCCGCAGCAGGTCTCCCGTTTCCCAAACAGGTCCTccggcttccgccgcgtttcttcttcgtcggacGACCTGCCGCAGAG GTCATTCTTgtcgtctcgtctctctctgtccgcCGGCGGACCATGTTCAACTGCGAGCGGCTGGCGAATCTGCTGAGCTGCAAGGGCATCGTCTACTACCTCGTCGACGCCAACAATGACGGCGCAG GTCACGAAGCGCCGAATGCGAGGCTGCTGCGACGCTGGAAGCGACAGCGGATCTTGCGCAGCGCCCCTCACACTCATCATCGCGGCA TTCTCATTCCGCAGGTAGTCGTTGACGGCCAGTCCATCGGCACCTACAACGAAGTGCAGCAAatggaagacgacggcgtccTCG ACCCCGTCTTCGCACGCGGCCGCTGTCCGACCTGTCTGCAAATGCGAGCCTTGGAAGATCGCCAGTGCGGATGGTGTCATACCCAGTTCCGGGAGCTTCTCTCCGTAAAAAGGCAGGATGAAGGGGAACTCAAGGAGATGTACAG GGGGCATCCGACGCGCGCCAGGCGTGTGCTGAACGAGGGCTTCGATCGAGCAACGA CCTGGGTGCTGTACCACAAGTTTTGTGCGCTGTGCGGAGCCGAACGACGCGCCGAGCAGCCGTGGTGTCCGCAGTGTCACATGACAACTCGCGACATCGCCTTGGCGAGGCTTCTTGGGATCGGCATCTATCGCGCGACAAAGTGCCCACAATGTGGCGAACAGG CTAAAGATGTCATAGACAACGCGGAGCCGCTGTTCCCACCAGCAGATCCAAGgtcgaaggcgccgcccttGAATAGCTACCTCGTCagctcggcctcgccgcttTGCCTTTTGTGTGGTGCTCTTCTGACTTACTTCAT
- a CDS encoding hypothetical protein (encoded by transcript BESB_004090), with protein MIRESVPSRYGMKAKFFTRTILATVSDSQSRCSSTCVPGKSATPRTPGHPKHIVRLTQRKRSTSGFRNPVCTFQSSVHGLGIECNCAVALLRHA; from the coding sequence ATGATTAGGGAGAGCGTCCCATCCAGATATGGGATGAAGGCTAAGTTCTTCACGCGGACAATTTTAGCTACCGTCTCGGACTCGCaaagccgctgcagctccacTTGCGTGCCGGGCAAGAGCGCCACCCCCCGCACGCCAGGGCACCCCAAGCACATCGTCCGTCTCACGCAGCGGAAAAGGAGCACAAGCGGCTTTCGAAATCCAGTCTGCACTTTCCAGAGCTCAGTCCACGGCCTGGGAATTGAGTGCAATTGTGCCGTGGCGCTGCTTCGACACGCGTGA